One Equus asinus isolate D_3611 breed Donkey chromosome 26, EquAss-T2T_v2, whole genome shotgun sequence genomic window carries:
- the ZNF229 gene encoding LOW QUALITY PROTEIN: zinc finger protein 229 (The sequence of the model RefSeq protein was modified relative to this genomic sequence to represent the inferred CDS: inserted 2 bases in 1 codon; substituted 1 base at 1 genomic stop codon) encodes MGEKPYTCGECGKGFYAKSALHKHRHVPLGERPYSCVKCGKGFTCSSHLSSRQKTHAGEKPYPCDKCDKGFSHSSYLQAHRRVHTGQHLYECAACGKXFSYSSGLLAHQRLHTGEKPYKCECRKGFSWSSDLHIHQRVHTGEKPYKCVECGKGFWRNSDLHSHQRVHTGERPCICNVCGKGFIYSSDLLIHQRVHTGEKPYKCAEFGKGFSYSSGLLIHQRVHTGEKPYRCKECGKGFRCTSSLHKHQRVHTGKKPYACEQCGKGFSYGSNLRTHQRLHTGEKPYMCYECGKGFXYGSGLLIHKRVHTGEKPYRCDVCGKGYSQNSHLQGHQRVHTGEKPYKCEECGKGFGRSSCLQVHQRVHTGEKPYQCSECGKGFSYSSGLRNHQRAHLSKKPCK; translated from the exons ATGGGGGAGAAGCCCTACACGTGCGGCGAGTGCGGCAAAGGTTTCTACGCCAAGTCTGCGCTCCACAAGCATCGGCATGTCCCCCTGGGGGAGAGGCCCTACAGCTGCGTCAAGTGCGGGAAGGGCTTCACTTGCAGCTCCCACCTCAGCAGCCGTCAGAAGACGCACGCCGGGGAGAAACCCTACCCGTGTGACAAGTGCGACAAAGGTTTCAGTCACAGCTCGTACCTGCAGGCTCACCGGAGAGTCCACACAGGGCAGCATCTCTACGAATGTGCCGCATGCGGTAA TTTCAGTTACAGCTCAGGGCTGCTCGCGCATCAGAGGCTGCACACGGGAGAGAAACCCTACAAATGCGAGTGCAGGAAGGGCTTCAGCTGGAGCTCCGACCTCCACATCCACCAGAGGGTCCACAcgggagagaaaccctataaatgcgTCGAGTGTGGGAAGGGCTTCTGGCGGAACTCAGACCTTCACAGTCACCAGAGGGTCCACACGGGAGAGAGGCCCTGCATCTGCAACGTGTGCGGGAAGGGCTTTATTTACAGCTCTGACCTCCTCATCCATCAGAGAGTCCACAccggagagaaaccctataaatgtgcCGAGTTTGGCAAAGGCTTCAGCTACAGTTCCGGGCTTCTCATCCATCAGAGGGTGCACACAGGCGAGAAACCCTACAGATGCAAAGAGTGTGGGAAGGGTTTCAGGTGCACCTCAAGTCTTCACAAGCATCAGCGAGTCCACACGGGCAAGAAGCCCTACGCGTGTGAGCAGTGCGGCAAGGGGTTCAGCTATGGCTCCAATCTGCGCACCCACCAGAGACTGcacacaggggagaaaccctACATGTGTTATGAGTGTGGAAAGGGCTTCTGATACGGCTCAGGGCTCCTGATTCATAAGAGAGTGCACACCGGAGAGAAGCCATATAGGTGTGACGTGTGTGGGAAGGGCTACAGTCAGAACTCCCACCTTCAAGGTCATCAGAGGGTCCACACTGGCGAGAAGCCCTACAAATGTGAGGAGTGCGGGAAGGGCTTTGGTCGAAGCTCCTGTCTTCAGGTCCATCAGAGGGTCCACACTGGCGAGAAGCCCTACCAGTGTTCGGAGTGTGGGAAAGGCTTCAGTTATAGCTCAGGGCTGCGGAATCATCAGAGGGCGCATTTAAGCAAGAAACCTTGTAAATAA